The following coding sequences are from one Shewanella eurypsychrophilus window:
- a CDS encoding murein hydrolase activator EnvC family protein translates to MLSSPLLASDLQQRQSDLKTLQSQISKQASDLKSTNKQREKLVSLLKQDEKAIAAAAKKVNQTQVSLDETDQKLNELENRQNKLIKLKTTQQKTLSNQLASAYLAGNHDYSKMLLNQQSPASIERLLAYYQYLNNARMASINELQQTMEELNDIQIAQINQKTQLNKLILNQQTQSKQLNLEQTQRQNTLTQLQRTLNSSGVRLEQLQIEEASLKRVVEQAITAMKSSPSMEGLSSKKKLNWPTNGRIKSGFGSRRSGQVKWKGVTMSAPEGQQIKAIFAGKVIYADWLRGFGMVLVLDHGKGYMSLYGHAQTLLKNAGDSVNKGESIALVGRSGGQTEPGLYFEVRHKGQAVDPARYCKR, encoded by the coding sequence ATGCTTTCTTCGCCGCTGCTTGCCTCAGACTTACAGCAGCGTCAATCCGATCTAAAAACACTGCAATCTCAAATCAGCAAACAAGCATCAGATCTGAAGAGCACCAACAAACAGAGAGAGAAGTTAGTATCCCTGTTAAAGCAAGATGAAAAAGCCATTGCGGCTGCAGCCAAAAAAGTAAACCAAACTCAAGTGTCTTTGGACGAGACAGATCAAAAGTTAAACGAACTAGAAAACCGTCAAAACAAGTTAATAAAACTAAAAACAACTCAACAAAAAACTCTTTCTAATCAGCTTGCTAGTGCGTATTTAGCCGGTAATCACGATTATAGTAAGATGTTACTGAACCAGCAGAGCCCAGCAAGCATCGAGCGCCTACTAGCCTACTATCAATATTTGAATAATGCCCGAATGGCATCTATCAATGAGCTGCAACAAACCATGGAAGAGCTTAATGATATTCAAATAGCCCAAATTAACCAAAAGACCCAGCTAAATAAGCTCATCCTCAATCAGCAGACACAATCGAAACAACTCAATTTAGAGCAGACACAAAGACAAAACACCCTGACTCAACTGCAGAGAACCTTAAATAGCAGTGGTGTAAGACTTGAACAACTACAAATCGAAGAAGCCAGCTTAAAGCGAGTCGTCGAACAAGCCATCACAGCCATGAAAAGTAGCCCAAGCATGGAAGGTTTATCGAGCAAGAAAAAGCTTAATTGGCCAACTAATGGCAGAATAAAATCAGGTTTTGGCAGTCGCCGTTCTGGTCAGGTCAAGTGGAAGGGTGTCACTATGTCAGCTCCTGAAGGACAACAGATTAAAGCTATTTTTGCAGGTAAAGTCATCTACGCAGATTGGCTCCGCGGATTTGGTATGGTGCTAGTACTCGACCATGGCAAGGGCTATATGAGCCTATATGGTCATGCTCAAACACTTTTAAAAAATGCTGGAGACTCTGTAAACAAAGGAGAATCTATCGCATTAGTTGGACGTTCGGGTGGACAGACTGAGCCTGGCCTATACTTTGAGGTAAGGCACAAAGGGCAAGCAGTCG
- the gpmM gene encoding 2,3-bisphosphoglycerate-independent phosphoglycerate mutase, producing MTTRKRPLALLILDGWGHRENTDKNAVFHANTPVLDRLNNQYPNSLISGSGLDVGLPDGQMGNSEVGHINIGSGRIVYQELTRIGKAIDDGEFDKNPALLAAIDHAIAKEGAVHIMGLLSPGGVHSHENHIEAMCRLAVKRGAKQVYLHAFLDGRDTPPRSAKSTLAHFDDLFTTLGTGRTASLIGRYYAMDRDNRWDRVSQAYDLITSGESQYQYTNAVDALEAAYSRDENDEFVASTAIVDSQGQAAKLTDDDALIFMNFRADRARQITRSFVEPDFDSFERKVKTKAHFVMLTQYAADIPAAIAYPSTELVNTLGEVLQKNEKTQLRISETEKYAHVTFFFNGGKEEAFKGEDRILIQSPKVATYDLQPEMSSAELTDKLVAAIESTNYDVIICNYPNGDMVGHTGSFEAAVKACEAVDTCIGRVVDALAKVDGECLITADHGNAEQMTDVNTGQAHTAHTSELVPLIYVGRDASIEDGGRLSDLAPTMLTLMGQDVPAEMTGRSIITLSE from the coding sequence GCCGTTTTTCATGCCAACACCCCAGTACTAGATCGACTCAATAACCAATACCCAAATAGCTTAATTTCAGGCTCAGGACTGGACGTAGGTTTACCCGACGGACAGATGGGTAATTCTGAAGTAGGCCACATCAATATCGGCTCAGGTCGTATTGTTTATCAAGAACTAACACGAATTGGCAAAGCCATTGATGATGGTGAATTTGACAAAAACCCTGCACTATTAGCTGCTATCGATCATGCCATAGCTAAAGAGGGTGCCGTACACATTATGGGGCTGCTTTCTCCAGGTGGTGTTCACAGCCATGAAAACCATATTGAAGCTATGTGTCGCCTAGCTGTTAAACGGGGTGCTAAGCAAGTTTATCTGCACGCCTTCCTCGACGGTCGTGACACTCCACCAAGAAGTGCTAAATCTACTTTGGCCCATTTTGATGATCTGTTTACTACATTAGGCACTGGCCGCACAGCATCTTTGATCGGTCGTTACTATGCCATGGACCGTGATAACCGCTGGGATCGAGTCTCACAGGCATATGATTTAATCACCAGTGGTGAATCTCAGTATCAATACACAAACGCTGTAGATGCATTAGAAGCCGCGTACTCACGTGATGAAAATGATGAGTTCGTTGCAAGCACTGCAATCGTCGACAGCCAAGGTCAGGCGGCTAAGCTTACCGATGATGATGCACTTATCTTCATGAATTTCCGCGCCGACCGCGCACGACAGATCACCCGCAGCTTCGTCGAACCAGATTTCGATAGCTTCGAACGCAAGGTGAAAACAAAAGCACATTTCGTGATGCTGACTCAATATGCAGCTGATATTCCAGCCGCCATTGCTTACCCATCAACAGAATTAGTAAACACACTAGGTGAAGTTCTACAAAAGAATGAAAAAACACAGCTACGTATCTCAGAAACAGAGAAATACGCCCATGTGACCTTCTTCTTCAATGGCGGTAAAGAGGAAGCATTTAAAGGTGAAGATAGAATATTAATTCAATCACCTAAGGTTGCTACTTATGATTTACAACCTGAGATGAGCTCTGCTGAACTCACAGATAAATTAGTCGCCGCTATCGAATCGACCAATTACGATGTGATTATTTGTAATTACCCTAATGGCGATATGGTTGGCCATACCGGTAGTTTTGAGGCCGCAGTAAAAGCCTGTGAAGCAGTCGATACTTGTATTGGCCGTGTCGTAGATGCGTTAGCTAAAGTTGACGGAGAATGTTTAATCACTGCCGATCACGGTAATGCAGAGCAGATGACCGATGTTAATACCGGGCAGGCTCATACCGCTCATACCAGCGAATTAGTTCCACTGATTTATGTTGGGCGTGACGCAAGTATTGAAGATGGTGGACGTTTAAGCGATCTTGCTCCGACTATGTTAACCTTGATGGGACAAGATGTGCCTGCAGAGATGACTGGCCGTTCAATTATCACATTGAGTGAGTAA